From the candidate division WOR-3 bacterium genome, one window contains:
- a CDS encoding gamma carbonic anhydrase family protein, with amino-acid sequence MLLRFENRVPSIGREVFVAPNAVVIGHVVVGERSSVWFGTVIRGDVDQVVIGQDTNIQDLAVVHADEGVPTKVGSRVTVGHRAILHGCLVEDECVVGMGAIVQNRARVGNHSIIASGSVVLEGFDVPAGTLVAGVPAKVKRDLTQAEIAYIGELADIYVGRARVYSAQQERDG; translated from the coding sequence ATGCTGCTGCGGTTTGAGAACAGAGTGCCGAGCATTGGTAGGGAAGTATTTGTTGCACCCAACGCAGTCGTAATCGGCCACGTTGTTGTCGGTGAGCGGTCAAGTGTATGGTTCGGGACCGTCATTCGTGGAGACGTTGATCAGGTTGTCATCGGCCAAGACACGAACATCCAGGACTTGGCGGTCGTACATGCGGACGAGGGGGTGCCTACCAAGGTCGGCAGTCGTGTTACGGTGGGACATCGGGCAATACTTCACGGGTGTCTGGTAGAGGATGAGTGTGTGGTCGGTATGGGAGCAATTGTTCAGAATCGGGCCAGGGTGGGCAATCATTCGATTATCGCCTCGGGGTCAGTGGTTCTTGAGGGCTTTGATGTCCCAGCCGGGACACTGGTCGCAGGAGTGCCGGCCAAGGTCAAGCGGGATCTGACTCAGGCCGAGATTGCCTACATTGGCGAACTTGCTGATATATACGTCGGTCGAGCAAGGGTGTACTCTGCACAACAGGAGCGCGACGGCTGA
- a CDS encoding PQQ-binding-like beta-propeller repeat protein, with the protein MKGVLMKSVTLLTAAVVVFALSCGTGQVKWVRVVDCGADEVGAGLASNGNMLVVLGTKTTPRLGSVWVMQALQPDGELRWRREYSQGSNSFAGDAVMNRQGELFACGTCVLKGKDMCVVVRVQADGRLAWQRALEMGEASRAKGIYLTDSALFVCGSVQTKEGQEVMVAVLDPEQGKTKWSRNYNFGPVAEATALVANIKGEIVFVGQAGTAENPDIIIGRLKANGDTLWTRRYDSGAADRPGGVVFDVFGNVVATGTGQEGDAARCVILEYLPDGGLIRKTAYHEQVTAQGRQVAATPGGDLFVAGRIKTPAGWQMLAFQYRPAATSIWERTWAKPGADVSGEDVFVEGDVFALGTIDKKDGGRDMVVVRFTRPEPVKQQ; encoded by the coding sequence ATGAAAGGAGTCCTGATGAAAAGCGTGACGTTGCTTACGGCAGCAGTAGTAGTCTTCGCTCTGTCCTGCGGAACCGGCCAAGTGAAGTGGGTCCGCGTGGTTGACTGTGGAGCGGATGAAGTCGGCGCCGGACTCGCTTCGAACGGCAATATGCTTGTGGTCCTTGGCACCAAGACTACGCCTCGGCTCGGCAGCGTCTGGGTGATGCAGGCGCTCCAGCCGGATGGTGAGCTTCGCTGGCGCCGGGAATACTCTCAGGGTTCAAACAGCTTTGCCGGCGACGCAGTAATGAACCGACAGGGCGAGCTGTTCGCATGCGGCACATGCGTACTCAAGGGTAAGGACATGTGCGTTGTCGTCCGGGTACAGGCCGACGGCCGGCTCGCATGGCAACGTGCCCTTGAGATGGGCGAGGCAAGCCGGGCAAAAGGGATATACCTTACCGACAGTGCCCTGTTTGTATGCGGGTCGGTGCAGACCAAGGAGGGACAGGAGGTCATGGTCGCAGTGCTGGACCCGGAGCAGGGCAAGACTAAATGGTCACGGAACTACAATTTCGGTCCGGTCGCCGAAGCAACCGCACTTGTCGCTAACATCAAGGGCGAGATTGTGTTCGTCGGACAGGCCGGTACCGCCGAGAACCCGGATATTATCATCGGCCGGCTCAAGGCAAATGGCGACACCCTGTGGACCCGACGCTATGATTCAGGTGCGGCTGACCGTCCGGGCGGTGTAGTATTTGACGTATTCGGCAATGTCGTTGCGACCGGTACAGGACAGGAGGGCGATGCGGCCCGGTGCGTCATTCTTGAGTACCTGCCGGATGGCGGTCTGATTCGGAAGACCGCATACCACGAGCAGGTCACGGCTCAGGGCCGACAGGTTGCCGCGACGCCAGGAGGAGACCTGTTCGTTGCTGGCCGGATAAAGACCCCGGCCGGATGGCAAATGCTGGCATTCCAGTACCGGCCGGCTGCAACCTCTATCTGGGAGCGGACTTGGGCTAAGCCGGGCGCCGACGTGTCCGGTGAAGATGTCTTTGTTGAGGGTGATGTGTTTGCGCTTGGTACAATTGACAAGAAGGATGGTGGCCGTGACATGGTGGTTGTCCGATTCACGCGGCCTGAGCCGGTAAAGCAGCAGTAA
- the glmM gene encoding phosphoglucosamine mutase: protein MQPSVFGISGLRGIVGQELCPEVVSRFAAAFGALIGPGTVVLGHDSRPSSPVFASAATAGLASVGRNVELLGVCPTPTVLHHVRHQQRTAALIITASHNSEEWNGMKFAGAAGRFLCPSEVRRFREFAESGTFTRASWRDVGHVSNYPNAVEDHIRAIADSPIFAPARQRLVHTGLRVGIDAVNGAAADAAVRLVRTLGCEPIPIYCDRSLTALVAGFPRRPEPAPENLTELRRLVRSDHLDLGIAFDPDGDRASFVDETGVALGEEATICLAAEYVLLHRKGPVVVNLSTSRSIEDVCANHRVHLLRAPVGEAAVVERMIETAAVLGGEGNGGVILPEVNFTRDGLVAAAAVLGLIAITGSKLSSLRAALPSYRMTKLTVSVDRTQFTERRSRLRAEFAECRVDERDGLRFECPDFWVHIRPSNTEPLVRIIGETREEDRLAEVMARACKVLTT, encoded by the coding sequence GTGCAGCCGTCTGTCTTCGGTATCTCCGGGCTTCGGGGAATCGTCGGTCAGGAACTCTGTCCAGAAGTGGTTAGCCGCTTCGCGGCTGCATTCGGCGCGCTCATCGGCCCGGGTACGGTCGTCTTGGGCCACGATTCCAGACCTTCGAGCCCGGTCTTCGCCTCGGCTGCGACTGCCGGCTTGGCGAGTGTTGGCCGGAACGTCGAACTGCTCGGAGTCTGTCCAACCCCGACCGTGCTGCATCACGTACGACATCAGCAACGCACCGCAGCGCTAATTATAACTGCCAGCCATAACTCGGAAGAATGGAACGGCATGAAATTCGCCGGTGCGGCCGGCCGCTTCCTTTGTCCATCCGAGGTTAGGCGGTTCCGTGAGTTCGCCGAGTCAGGCACCTTTACCCGCGCATCCTGGCGGGATGTCGGCCATGTGAGCAACTACCCTAATGCAGTTGAGGACCACATCCGGGCGATTGCGGACAGCCCGATTTTCGCGCCGGCGCGACAACGGCTGGTGCACACCGGCCTGCGGGTCGGCATTGACGCCGTCAACGGTGCAGCGGCCGATGCCGCGGTCCGGCTGGTGCGCACACTCGGCTGTGAGCCGATACCAATCTACTGTGACCGGTCGCTAACCGCACTGGTCGCGGGATTTCCGCGCCGACCCGAGCCTGCTCCCGAGAATCTGACCGAACTCCGTCGTCTCGTGCGGTCCGACCATCTTGACCTTGGGATTGCGTTTGATCCGGACGGTGACCGGGCAAGTTTCGTGGATGAAACCGGCGTCGCACTCGGTGAGGAAGCCACCATCTGCCTTGCCGCTGAATACGTTCTCCTTCATCGCAAGGGTCCGGTTGTTGTCAACCTTTCGACCAGCCGCAGCATCGAAGATGTTTGTGCCAACCACCGGGTCCATCTGCTGCGCGCGCCGGTCGGCGAGGCCGCGGTGGTCGAACGGATGATTGAGACTGCCGCCGTGCTGGGTGGCGAGGGCAACGGCGGCGTCATTCTGCCTGAAGTGAATTTCACCCGCGACGGTCTTGTTGCCGCCGCAGCTGTGCTCGGGCTGATTGCCATAACCGGCAGCAAGTTGTCCAGCCTACGTGCGGCTTTGCCGTCCTACCGGATGACAAAACTCACTGTTTCTGTTGACCGGACGCAGTTTACCGAGCGCCGGTCCCGGCTGCGTGCCGAGTTTGCGGAATGCCGGGTGGACGAGCGCGACGGACTTCGATTCGAATGCCCTGACTTCTGGGTGCACATCCGACCGTCCAACACCGAACCATTGGTCCGGATAATTGGCGAAACCCGGGAAGAGGACAGGCTCGCCGAAGTAATGGCCCGAGCCTGCAAGGTCTTGACAACGTGA
- the glmS gene encoding glutamine--fructose-6-phosphate transaminase (isomerizing) yields MCGIVGYIGRRNVTNVVMVGLERLEYRGYDSCGIATVDGGLRIRKTAGRLQKLKEMLARDPLSGNLGIGHTRWATHGRVTDDNAHPFTDCKRIIALVHNGIIENYRPLRDRLVAAGHRFLSSTDTEVVVHLIESYYDQDLTQAIRRAAVELQGSFALALVSERHPDRIFAVRVGSPLVIGQGRSEHVLASDAPALVGIARKMLVLHDGEVAVITRDAVTITDLSGRRVERPFTRLELGDRAVSKGRYPHFMRKEIFEQPDVIRENIARRFPEPESRSTIPGPAPVRLDPEFLFYPEEIERLERIVIQACGTSYHAGLIGRYYFEKFCRLPTSVEISSELRTSEFIYANNTLMLAVSQSGETADTLAALREAAQRDIKSLAVLNTRRSSIDREAHSTVYIHAGPEIGVASTKAYTAQIFTLLTLALHFARVRGTMNDERLSEIAAQCRRLPEQMERTLRLDRRIREVASRLSFAHDFLFLGRGINYPSALEGALKLKEISYVHATGYPAGEMKHGPISLITDAVPVIGIAPRDSVYDKMVSNLAEARARKGRIIAIGTEGDRELEEIAETVFYVPETPEYLSPIVIALPLQLLAYHVAVLRGCDVDKPRNLAKSVTVE; encoded by the coding sequence ATGTGCGGAATCGTAGGCTACATCGGCCGGCGCAATGTCACTAACGTCGTGATGGTGGGCCTCGAGCGGCTTGAGTATCGTGGCTACGACTCCTGCGGCATTGCCACTGTTGACGGTGGGCTCAGGATAAGGAAGACCGCGGGCCGGCTGCAGAAACTCAAGGAAATGCTGGCCCGCGACCCGCTTTCGGGCAACTTGGGCATCGGCCACACCCGCTGGGCGACGCATGGTCGCGTGACGGACGACAACGCTCACCCGTTTACCGACTGCAAACGCATCATCGCCCTGGTCCACAATGGCATCATTGAGAACTACCGTCCGCTGCGAGACCGGCTCGTTGCTGCCGGCCACCGGTTCCTCTCTTCTACCGACACCGAAGTTGTGGTTCACCTGATCGAGTCCTACTATGACCAAGACCTTACTCAGGCGATCCGCCGTGCTGCGGTCGAGCTACAGGGTTCGTTCGCGCTCGCACTCGTATCCGAACGGCACCCGGACCGTATCTTCGCGGTGCGGGTTGGCAGTCCACTGGTTATTGGCCAGGGCCGGTCCGAGCATGTTCTCGCCTCGGATGCGCCGGCGCTCGTCGGTATTGCCAGGAAGATGCTTGTCCTGCACGACGGTGAGGTCGCGGTAATCACCCGAGATGCGGTTACCATTACCGACCTTAGTGGTCGGAGGGTCGAGCGACCGTTCACCCGACTCGAACTCGGCGACAGGGCGGTGTCCAAAGGCCGCTACCCGCACTTCATGCGCAAGGAAATCTTCGAGCAGCCCGATGTCATCCGGGAAAACATCGCCCGCCGTTTTCCTGAGCCTGAGTCCCGGTCGACAATACCAGGCCCTGCTCCAGTCCGGCTGGACCCGGAGTTTCTGTTCTACCCAGAGGAAATCGAGCGGCTTGAGCGTATCGTCATACAGGCCTGCGGTACGTCCTACCATGCCGGGCTTATCGGCCGGTATTACTTTGAAAAGTTCTGTCGTCTTCCGACATCGGTGGAAATCAGCTCCGAGCTCCGCACCTCAGAGTTCATCTATGCGAACAACACGTTGATGCTTGCGGTCAGCCAGTCGGGCGAGACCGCGGATACGCTTGCTGCGCTGCGCGAAGCTGCCCAGCGTGACATCAAGTCGCTCGCCGTCCTGAACACCCGGCGTTCCTCAATTGACCGTGAGGCCCATTCAACCGTGTACATCCATGCTGGCCCGGAAATTGGCGTTGCCTCAACCAAGGCCTACACCGCCCAGATATTTACGCTCCTTACCCTCGCACTTCACTTTGCCCGGGTCCGGGGTACGATGAATGACGAACGGCTCAGCGAAATTGCGGCCCAGTGTCGGCGACTGCCCGAGCAGATGGAACGGACCCTGCGCCTCGACCGTCGCATAAGGGAAGTTGCTTCCCGGCTGTCCTTTGCCCATGACTTCCTGTTCCTGGGCCGGGGCATAAACTACCCTTCCGCACTTGAGGGCGCTCTCAAACTAAAGGAAATCTCCTATGTTCATGCCACCGGCTACCCGGCAGGAGAGATGAAGCACGGCCCGATCTCACTTATTACCGATGCGGTACCGGTCATCGGCATCGCGCCCCGCGACTCGGTGTATGACAAGATGGTGTCTAATCTGGCCGAGGCCAGGGCGAGAAAGGGCCGCATCATCGCCATCGGCACTGAGGGGGACCGTGAACTCGAGGAAATAGCCGAGACAGTATTTTACGTACCGGAAACACCAGAGTACCTCTCGCCGATCGTCATTGCCCTGCCACTGCAGCTTCTGGCCTATCATGTCGCGGTCCTGCGTGGCTGTGACGTGGACAAACCGAGAAACCTCGCCAAGTCTGTTACGGTGGAGTAG
- a CDS encoding DMT family transporter: MDYRLLSVIALLLWGSWGFLTKVVAGQVSSQNLAFWSTLATILPVAVFVFTDNTGKLLRPHPLVILSGFLSGMAYIFFLLALRRGPASVVVPLSGMYILIPAVLGVIFLSEKLSIMHILGLVCAGLAVFFLSR, from the coding sequence ATGGACTACCGTTTGCTTTCCGTCATCGCCCTGCTGCTGTGGGGCAGCTGGGGTTTTCTTACCAAGGTGGTTGCCGGCCAGGTATCTTCGCAGAATCTGGCTTTCTGGAGCACACTGGCCACGATTCTTCCTGTCGCCGTTTTCGTGTTCACCGACAATACGGGAAAACTATTGCGGCCGCATCCGCTGGTGATTCTGTCCGGTTTTCTTTCCGGAATGGCCTATATATTCTTCCTTCTGGCCCTGCGCCGCGGCCCGGCTTCGGTCGTAGTGCCGCTGTCGGGTATGTACATTCTCATACCGGCTGTGCTAGGGGTCATATTTCTCAGCGAGAAGCTGTCCATTATGCATATCCTTGGCCTGGTGTGTGCAGGTCTGGCCGTCTTCTTTCTGAGTCGCTAG
- a CDS encoding methyltransferase domain-containing protein has protein sequence MPKRYDYTGKDVQDVYDGPGGLLWEAVMSEQIHSGAERTTDELAQALGLRPGLHVLDVCSALGAPARHIAKKYGVRVTGLDFTKTMLEKARERTKAAGLDNVITFVEGNAMDMPFKKDTFDIVWGQEAWCYVTDKDLLARECFRVLKPGGKIGFTDWVITGKIDEPLLAKLYESMAFPYMETFQGWQEVLKRAGFRILDAQDQTEDFARCFDEYKPMVEEKLKPTIMQNFGPELFDFAKSLVNLWRDAAHRHQVGRGFYIGEKPK, from the coding sequence ATGCCAAAGCGCTACGACTACACCGGCAAGGATGTCCAGGACGTTTACGACGGTCCGGGCGGTCTGTTGTGGGAAGCGGTAATGTCCGAGCAGATTCACTCCGGAGCTGAGCGGACAACTGACGAACTGGCCCAGGCGCTGGGTCTGAGACCGGGCCTGCACGTCTTGGACGTGTGCTCAGCCCTTGGTGCACCAGCCCGGCACATCGCCAAGAAGTACGGAGTAAGGGTAACCGGGCTTGATTTCACCAAAACCATGCTTGAGAAAGCAAGAGAGCGTACCAAAGCCGCTGGTCTGGACAACGTCATCACCTTTGTTGAAGGTAATGCGATGGACATGCCTTTCAAAAAGGACACCTTTGACATCGTCTGGGGCCAAGAAGCGTGGTGCTACGTCACCGACAAAGACCTTCTTGCCCGTGAGTGCTTCCGGGTATTGAAGCCCGGCGGAAAAATTGGCTTCACCGACTGGGTCATCACCGGCAAGATAGACGAGCCGCTCTTGGCCAAACTCTACGAGTCAATGGCGTTCCCCTACATGGAAACATTTCAGGGCTGGCAGGAAGTTCTGAAACGTGCCGGTTTCCGCATCCTTGACGCGCAAGACCAGACCGAAGATTTTGCCCGCTGCTTTGACGAATACAAGCCGATGGTCGAAGAGAAGCTGAAGCCCACTATCATGCAGAACTTCGGGCCGGAACTGTTCGACTTCGCCAAGAGTCTTGTGAACCTATGGCGGGATGCGGCACACCGGCATCAGGTCGGCCGCGGCTTCTACATCGGCGAGAAACCGAAGTAA
- a CDS encoding ABC transporter substrate-binding protein: protein MRRLLVGICLLTGTLVLAIGCAGKTETPVLKVGHVGHDHHSALYVACLAGQDFQKPYNIWFEEVKPKELYKLHDGKKVVCEVELYKAGGGSDMPTAMSQGTFDVGFGGVAAVEFFVDKGSPLKLISPLHSKGDMLVMKPDLGLDSWQKFIEWVKAQKKQVRIGFKNPVAVAELIFKRALQEEGITFTTDAGDTKAKILMVMMKEEANLNTGLQTGQIDGYVSNNPWAAIAESKGIGKCVAELHDLPPGVFRDHPCCCIAANNAAVAKQGKEIQKFLELMAVATHYINTRREEAAALVAKWIGTTPEVEMVSMATSGYSMEPDKAFYDGMWVWYEEMVKAGKITGTLKDKTRDEFEKLSYDFSLLKPALAAAQKRLPKQ from the coding sequence ATGAGAAGACTGCTCGTCGGTATATGTCTGCTGACTGGTACGCTGGTTCTAGCGATCGGCTGTGCCGGGAAGACCGAGACGCCGGTGCTCAAGGTTGGCCATGTTGGTCACGACCACCATTCCGCGCTCTACGTCGCCTGCCTTGCTGGTCAGGATTTCCAGAAGCCGTACAACATCTGGTTCGAGGAAGTGAAACCGAAAGAGCTCTACAAGCTGCACGACGGCAAGAAAGTCGTATGCGAGGTGGAGCTGTACAAGGCTGGTGGTGGCTCGGATATGCCCACAGCCATGAGCCAAGGTACGTTTGACGTCGGATTCGGCGGGGTGGCCGCGGTTGAGTTCTTCGTGGACAAGGGTTCGCCCCTGAAGCTTATCTCGCCCCTGCACTCCAAGGGTGATATGCTGGTAATGAAACCTGACCTTGGGCTAGATTCCTGGCAGAAGTTCATCGAATGGGTAAAGGCCCAGAAGAAGCAGGTGCGCATCGGGTTCAAGAATCCGGTTGCGGTTGCTGAACTTATCTTCAAGCGCGCACTCCAGGAAGAAGGCATCACCTTCACCACCGATGCGGGCGATACCAAGGCAAAGATACTCATGGTGATGATGAAGGAAGAGGCCAACCTGAACACCGGGCTGCAGACCGGCCAGATTGACGGCTACGTGTCCAACAATCCCTGGGCCGCCATCGCCGAGTCCAAGGGCATCGGCAAGTGCGTGGCCGAATTGCATGACCTACCACCGGGTGTATTCCGCGACCATCCCTGCTGCTGTATCGCCGCCAACAACGCCGCGGTGGCCAAGCAGGGCAAGGAAATCCAGAAGTTCCTCGAGCTGATGGCAGTAGCAACCCACTACATCAACACGCGCCGCGAAGAGGCCGCTGCCCTAGTGGCCAAATGGATCGGCACTACACCCGAAGTGGAGATGGTGTCAATGGCTACTTCCGGGTACTCGATGGAGCCGGATAAGGCATTCTACGACGGTATGTGGGTCTGGTACGAGGAGATGGTGAAGGCTGGCAAGATAACCGGCACGCTCAAGGACAAGACCCGGGACGAGTTCGAGAAGCTCTCCTATGATTTCTCGCTTCTGAAGCCGGCTCTCGCCGCAGCCCAGAAAAGGTTGCCAAAGCAGTAG
- a CDS encoding ABC transporter permease translates to MARRKGLGRLGRIALGLVLPLAFLGVWHLVAVRMNNPWLVPRPLAVAEHLLQPFANVLDTGSLLYNIAVSGLRVLMGFSLAVLVAVPLGLAMGRISIIRRLVGPFVEMFRPLCPIAWIPFAMAVFKTYSVVNLFGIRYSHTVFDVVQVGMLFILFYGAFFPILLNTVDGVLGVPDAYLEAAQVLGANRGQLFRKVALPAALPAVFTGLRVGLGTAWMVIVAAEMLPGSSAGIGYLITYAYQLAEMDVLIAGMVLIGAVGALLSFGISTLSRPFIGWQAKVR, encoded by the coding sequence TTGGCTCGTCGAAAGGGTCTTGGCCGCCTGGGCCGAATTGCACTCGGCCTGGTACTGCCGCTTGCGTTCCTTGGCGTATGGCATCTGGTTGCGGTACGGATGAATAACCCGTGGCTCGTACCCCGGCCCCTTGCTGTGGCAGAGCACCTGTTGCAGCCGTTTGCCAACGTGCTCGACACCGGCTCGCTGCTTTACAACATCGCTGTATCCGGCCTGCGCGTGCTCATGGGGTTCAGCCTGGCCGTACTGGTCGCGGTTCCACTAGGCCTGGCAATGGGCCGCATCAGTATCATCCGACGATTGGTCGGGCCGTTTGTCGAGATGTTCCGGCCGCTGTGCCCGATTGCCTGGATACCGTTTGCCATGGCCGTATTCAAGACCTACTCGGTCGTGAACCTGTTCGGCATCCGCTACTCGCACACGGTCTTCGACGTAGTTCAGGTCGGAATGCTCTTCATCCTGTTCTACGGCGCATTCTTTCCAATACTCCTGAATACAGTTGATGGCGTACTGGGCGTGCCGGACGCGTACCTGGAGGCAGCTCAGGTGTTGGGTGCGAATCGGGGCCAGCTGTTTCGCAAGGTCGCACTACCGGCTGCCCTGCCGGCCGTCTTTACCGGTCTTCGTGTAGGGCTGGGTACGGCCTGGATGGTCATCGTCGCGGCCGAGATGCTTCCCGGCTCGAGCGCCGGTATCGGTTATCTCATCACCTATGCATACCAACTGGCTGAGATGGATGTGCTCATCGCCGGCATGGTTCTCATCGGTGCGGTCGGAGCGCTCCTGTCATTCGGTATATCTACCCTGAGCCGGCCTTTCATCGGCTGGCAGGCAAAGGTGCGCTGA
- a CDS encoding ABC transporter ATP-binding protein yields the protein MYAVQLKNVSKVFDAAGVPVTALENINLDIGQGEFTCVVGPTGCGKTTLLRIVAGLVVPTTGTVLITGNDAAGDRRSIGMVFQQYSLLPWRNVTDNVAFGLELRGVGRAERRKKAAVLLELVGLSRFSRSHPWELSGGMQQRVAIARALATDPKILLLDEPFGALDERTRHRLQNELLSIWQRTAKTVLFVTHNIDEAVYLGDRVVVMADRPGRIAADFRFDLARPRDRLATRFVEALLAVRGVLERVMLEGEGAELTENKGGDRAESPIGRGPVCCGR from the coding sequence ATGTACGCCGTGCAACTGAAGAACGTGAGCAAGGTATTCGACGCCGCCGGCGTGCCAGTCACGGCGCTGGAGAACATCAATCTGGACATCGGCCAGGGCGAGTTCACCTGCGTAGTCGGACCGACCGGTTGCGGCAAGACAACGCTCTTGCGGATAGTTGCCGGCCTGGTTGTACCGACTACAGGCACTGTCCTTATAACTGGAAATGATGCCGCTGGTGACAGGCGGAGTATCGGCATGGTGTTCCAGCAGTACTCACTCCTACCCTGGCGCAATGTCACCGATAACGTCGCCTTCGGCCTGGAACTTCGTGGTGTAGGTCGCGCCGAACGCAGGAAGAAAGCCGCGGTCTTGCTGGAGCTGGTCGGACTCAGCCGTTTCAGTCGCAGTCATCCCTGGGAGCTGTCCGGTGGAATGCAGCAGCGCGTCGCCATTGCCCGGGCACTGGCCACTGACCCCAAGATTCTGCTTCTCGACGAGCCGTTCGGAGCCCTGGACGAACGTACCCGGCACCGGTTGCAGAATGAGTTGCTGTCCATCTGGCAGCGTACGGCCAAGACCGTGCTGTTCGTGACGCACAATATCGACGAGGCGGTGTACCTTGGCGACCGAGTGGTCGTGATGGCGGACCGGCCCGGAAGAATTGCGGCCGACTTCCGGTTCGACCTGGCCCGACCGCGCGACCGGCTGGCTACCCGCTTTGTCGAAGCGCTCCTTGCCGTGCGCGGCGTACTGGAGCGCGTGATGCTCGAAGGAGAAGGCGCAGAACTAACCGAAAACAAAGGAGGAGACCGTGCAGAAAGTCCTATTGGTCGCGGCCCTGTTTGCTGTGGCCGCTAA
- a CDS encoding ferredoxin-thioredoxin reductase catalytic domain-containing protein, which yields MNLSETDRANVERVRKVGEELGYVLNPDLARTLKVATLLAKNFAEHGKYYCPCKQSHPLDPQKDVVCPCPTVHDEVEKDGHCFCRLFYKPGVQSEPGGCCSSDK from the coding sequence ATGAATCTGAGTGAAACAGACCGAGCCAACGTAGAAAGAGTGCGCAAGGTCGGGGAAGAGCTGGGGTACGTGCTCAACCCCGACCTTGCCCGCACTCTCAAGGTAGCAACGCTCCTGGCTAAGAACTTCGCCGAGCACGGTAAGTACTACTGTCCCTGCAAGCAGTCCCATCCGCTTGACCCGCAAAAGGACGTGGTCTGCCCCTGTCCGACCGTGCACGACGAAGTCGAGAAAGACGGTCACTGCTTCTGCCGGCTGTTCTACAAACCGGGAGTTCAGTCCGAGCCGGGTGGTTGCTGCAGTTCTGACAAATGA
- a CDS encoding double-cubane-cluster-containing anaerobic reductase — protein sequence MAEPKQVLEELGLDVKLHDQVLEAIDRTFQATVAAQKDRPREMAYFDRVLHESHGARVAELLDLKKKGTKTVGTFCIYVPEELAMAANTVPIALCGGTQFSVPFAEKMFPRDICPLVKSTLGLAFSKTCPYGPLKSLAVGETTCDAKKKTWEILSGKVNFHVMELPQKKDPLDFDLWRNSVRQFQAKLEEVSGTKVEPDALSRAIKVMNAKRRALQKLADLRKTDPPPISGLDALVVMQAALNDEPVRFTAALERLIAELSDRLKSGQTPVDKKAKRILFAGCPAVMGNWKVHSLIEQAGAVIVADESCTGSRYFENLVDETARDLEGQLNAIADRYMKINCACFTPNQDRIDGIVQKVKDYKVQGVVQYVLQTCHGYNIEAMRVEAALKAANVPCLKIVTDYSEEDSGQLRTRIEAFLEQLG from the coding sequence ATGGCTGAGCCTAAGCAGGTTCTGGAAGAACTCGGGCTGGATGTAAAGCTGCATGACCAGGTGCTGGAAGCTATTGACCGGACGTTTCAGGCCACGGTTGCGGCGCAGAAGGACCGGCCCAGAGAGATGGCCTACTTTGACCGCGTGCTGCACGAGTCCCACGGCGCACGGGTGGCAGAGCTTCTTGACCTGAAGAAGAAAGGAACGAAAACTGTAGGCACATTCTGCATCTATGTGCCCGAAGAGCTGGCCATGGCCGCTAATACCGTGCCGATTGCACTTTGCGGCGGCACACAGTTCTCGGTGCCATTTGCCGAGAAAATGTTTCCGCGCGATATCTGCCCCCTGGTCAAATCTACCTTGGGCCTTGCCTTTTCCAAGACCTGCCCTTATGGCCCTCTGAAGAGTCTGGCTGTGGGCGAGACCACCTGCGACGCCAAGAAGAAAACTTGGGAAATACTTTCCGGCAAGGTGAACTTCCATGTGATGGAACTCCCCCAGAAGAAAGACCCGCTGGATTTTGACCTCTGGCGCAATTCTGTGCGCCAGTTTCAGGCCAAGCTAGAGGAAGTATCCGGCACTAAGGTGGAACCAGACGCACTGAGCAGGGCCATAAAGGTGATGAACGCCAAGCGCCGAGCGTTGCAGAAGCTTGCGGACCTGCGCAAAACCGACCCGCCGCCGATTTCCGGCCTGGATGCACTTGTAGTGATGCAGGCCGCTCTCAACGACGAACCGGTGCGCTTCACTGCTGCGCTTGAACGGCTAATAGCCGAACTCAGCGACCGGCTCAAGTCCGGCCAGACGCCGGTAGACAAGAAAGCAAAACGTATCCTCTTCGCCGGGTGCCCGGCTGTAATGGGCAACTGGAAGGTCCACTCGCTCATCGAGCAGGCCGGAGCGGTAATTGTCGCGGATGAATCCTGCACCGGCTCGCGCTACTTCGAGAACCTTGTGGACGAGACCGCCCGGGACCTTGAAGGACAACTGAACGCTATTGCCGACCGGTATATGAAAATCAACTGCGCCTGCTTTACCCCGAACCAGGACCGCATTGACGGCATAGTGCAGAAAGTAAAGGACTACAAGGTGCAGGGTGTGGTGCAGTATGTACTCCAGACCTGCCACGGATACAATATCGAAGCGATGCGCGTGGAAGCCGCGCTGAAAGCCGCAAACGTACCCTGCCTCAAGATAGTTACCGACTACTCAGAAGAAGATTCCGGCCAGCTTCGCACTCGCATCGAGGCATTCCTGGAGCAACTCGGCTAG